The genomic region atattgtgttttattgtttgttatgtGCAGCATTTTGGTCAACTTGCATTGTTTTAAATGCACTTTCTAAATAATTGTGACTGGACTCAGAGGTTACATTCTCAAAAAGATAATTTCTATTATTTTGGACTAAGTGGGCATTTATGTGGTAACATTTAAATGTAACATGAAAATCTGTGATTTGAAAATTACCTGGTGAGTCAGCCCTCATATCACCACCGAGAATGGCACTCCCCTCTTGGCTGAGCCGCTGCAAAATGGCTGCCTGATCCGTCTTCCATTTATGCAGCACAGCGGGCTCAATGAAGTTGCAGCAGTGTATTCTGAactgtttgtaagtgtgtagcTGCAACTGCATGGCCTTGAAAACCTGATagcaaagacaaataaaattgtATGAGTTATCTTGATTCACAATATATATTGTCGGAAAATGGCATTTGTAGATCAATTTCCTGTCCTTAGTCTAAATTGTATGCAGGCTTCTTCATCCTATCTAATTCAACTGGACTGCTGTGCTGGGCTTGGCAAATAACCCACTCCACCTTAGGTAGCGAATCAATCATTTGTTTTATACCATGTCATACTTCTGGATTGGAGCAGCAATAACATATTTAACcataaacaaatatttgaaaGTACCTTTTGCACAGTGAAAAACGAAGCACCACTTAAGTAGATTGCAGCAGAAAGTTGCAAATTCCCGGCTGGGGTGGAGTGTCCAATCACAGGCTGACTCTTCCATTGTCTCCAGTACTGACAATGTGGACATCGCTGGACAATGGCAAAGAATGTTCCCCTGATGTTCTTCTTGACATCACAAACTCTGCTGCACACTGGACACTTCTGAAAGAGCTCCATGAGGCAAGATTCAAATACAAGCAGCTTGCGCATTTTGTGAATGGATAAGGGCTCTTGATGGATGGGGCTGGAGCCTTCCCTATGTTGAGAGAGAGTAAATAAAGTCACAAGCATGTACAATGAATAAGACCAGAGGGGCACTTGGAGAGCCCATACCTCTGCCATGGCCAATTGTCTACTATGTTATGATGAACACCATATTATAGAGAGAGCTGAGTGTGTAAATAGAGATGCAACCAATTTACTTTAATGTTAAATTACGCTGAATCATTACTTATTTTTCAACCATAATTAACTGTCAAACAAATGCTTATATCTCCAATTAAATATGATGtagtagaaaataaaacatcagcAGTCACATAAGGCTCTGAAAGTAAAATTGTGTG from Epinephelus lanceolatus isolate andai-2023 chromosome 18, ASM4190304v1, whole genome shotgun sequence harbors:
- the LOC117267866 gene encoding uncharacterized protein LOC117267866 is translated as MAEVWALQVPLWSYSLYMLVTLFTLSQHREGSSPIHQEPLSIHKMRKLLVFESCLMELFQKCPVCSRVCDVKKNIRGTFFAIVQRCPHCQYWRQWKSQPVIGHSTPAGNLQLSAAIYLSGASFFTVQKVFKAMQLQLHTYKQFRIHCCNFIEPAVLHKWKTDQAAILQRLSQEGSAILGGDMRADSPGHCAKYGSYTMMNLNTNNVIDIQLVQSNEVGGSTNMEKEGLKRSLKLMEESGINLDCIVSDRHPQIQKFLTDAKIIQFYDVWNFEKGNIF